In Allomuricauda ruestringensis DSM 13258, the following proteins share a genomic window:
- the nrdG gene encoding anaerobic ribonucleoside-triphosphate reductase activating protein, which translates to MFYHDFEVVFQEVPGEISLCFSISGCPLRCKGCHSPFLWKEGNGNELTSEYFQALLSQYSGFATCVVFMGGEWHREELVAHLKYAQQQGYRTCLYTGEDNVPFNILGHLTWIKTGKWDKDLGGLESHTTNQVFKEVKTNKKLNHLFTSK; encoded by the coding sequence ATGTTTTATCATGATTTTGAGGTAGTGTTTCAAGAAGTTCCCGGTGAAATCAGTCTTTGCTTTTCAATTTCTGGATGTCCCCTCCGATGTAAGGGATGTCATTCCCCTTTTTTATGGAAGGAAGGAAATGGAAACGAGCTTACCTCTGAATATTTCCAAGCACTTTTGAGTCAATATTCCGGTTTTGCCACCTGTGTTGTCTTTATGGGGGGCGAATGGCATCGTGAAGAATTGGTGGCCCACCTGAAATATGCCCAGCAACAAGGATATAGGACCTGTCTTTATACCGGGGAAGACAATGTACCATTCAACATCCTTGGGCATCTGACCTGGATAAAGACCGGTAAATGGGACAAAGACCTTGGCGGCCTTGAAAGTCATACCACAAATCAAGTTTTCAAGGAAGTAAAGACCAATAAAAAACTCAATCATTTATTCACCTCTAAATAG
- a CDS encoding helix-turn-helix domain-containing protein, translating to MIQTEKEYNAIVERIEELLQNPDNIENKDAKGYVELSLLSDLVADYEERHYPVKKPSLIEVVKLRMAEMGLNQKRLSELLGVSTSRVSEYLNGKSEPTLKVAREISRKLNIDASIVLGI from the coding sequence ATGATACAGACAGAAAAAGAGTATAACGCCATTGTTGAACGTATAGAAGAACTTTTGCAAAATCCCGACAATATCGAAAACAAAGATGCAAAGGGTTATGTGGAACTAAGCCTGTTATCTGACCTTGTGGCAGATTATGAAGAACGCCATTATCCGGTAAAAAAGCCATCATTGATCGAGGTGGTTAAATTGCGTATGGCTGAAATGGGATTGAACCAAAAACGACTATCCGAACTTTTGGGAGTGAGTACGTCAAGGGTAAGTGAGTACCTCAACGGAAAAAGCGAACCTACTTTAAAAGTAGCTCGGGAAATAAGCAGGAAATTAAATATCGACGCTTCTATTGTTTTAGGCATATAG
- a CDS encoding type II toxin-antitoxin system HigB family toxin, with the protein MRIVTYKRIKEFIEIHADSENSLNFWYHTVMAKNWDNINELRQDFNTVDYVGNHRFVFNIKGNDYRLVAIISFNAKKVYIRFIGTHSEYDKIKDIKNI; encoded by the coding sequence ATGCGTATTGTTACCTACAAAAGAATAAAGGAGTTTATAGAAATACACGCAGATAGCGAAAACTCTTTAAACTTTTGGTATCATACCGTAATGGCAAAGAACTGGGATAACATCAACGAGTTAAGGCAGGATTTCAACACCGTTGATTATGTGGGAAACCACCGTTTTGTTTTCAATATTAAAGGAAACGATTACAGGCTAGTTGCCATAATTTCGTTCAATGCCAAAAAGGTTTACATTAGGTTTATAGGTACGCACTCGGAGTATGACAAGATTAAGGACATTAAAAACATTTAG
- the mnmE gene encoding tRNA uridine-5-carboxymethylaminomethyl(34) synthesis GTPase MnmE codes for MSYIDNIVALATPSGTGAIAVIRVSGPDAITLVDTLFKSIKGKKLGQQKSHTIHLGHIVDQEKILDEALVSIFKGPHSYTGENVVEISCHGSPFIQQQIIQLLLRNGCRSASAGEFTLRAFLNGKMDLSQAEAVADLIASDSEAAHDIAMQQMRGGFSNEIQELRQELLNFASLIELELDFSQEDVEFADRTQFNELLNRISEVLKKLIDSFALGNVIKNGIPVAIVGQPNVGKSTLLNVLLNEERAIVSEIAGTTRDTVEDHISIKGINFRFIDTAGIRETVDVVEKIGIERTFDKIEKARLIIYLFDGMDFDKAELEQIQKRYPNKQLLPICNKMDLLNQEQKEKIKSEIPNVLFLSAKFKEGISELESKLLSLVDSGVLSGDTTIITNSRHYDALLKALEEIQKVKEGLDMELSSDLMAIDIRQALYHLGEITGSVTTDDLLGNIFSNFCIGK; via the coding sequence ATGTCGTACATAGATAACATTGTAGCCTTGGCAACACCCTCGGGAACAGGGGCCATTGCCGTAATTCGGGTTTCGGGACCAGATGCCATAACCCTTGTGGATACCCTTTTCAAATCCATTAAGGGAAAGAAACTGGGACAACAAAAAAGCCATACCATTCATTTGGGCCATATTGTGGACCAAGAAAAGATTTTGGACGAAGCTCTTGTTTCTATTTTTAAAGGGCCGCACTCCTATACCGGTGAAAATGTTGTGGAGATTTCCTGCCACGGCTCCCCGTTCATCCAACAACAGATCATTCAGCTTTTGTTGCGAAATGGTTGCCGTTCGGCATCGGCAGGTGAATTTACACTACGAGCATTCCTTAACGGTAAAATGGATTTAAGTCAGGCTGAAGCTGTGGCCGACCTTATTGCCAGCGATAGTGAAGCGGCCCACGACATTGCCATGCAGCAGATGCGCGGTGGATTCAGCAATGAAATCCAAGAACTGCGACAAGAACTGCTGAACTTCGCTTCGCTTATTGAACTGGAACTCGATTTTTCCCAAGAAGATGTGGAGTTCGCAGACAGAACCCAGTTCAACGAACTACTCAACCGCATTAGTGAGGTACTAAAGAAATTAATCGACTCCTTCGCACTCGGAAATGTGATAAAAAATGGAATCCCCGTAGCTATTGTGGGGCAACCCAATGTAGGGAAATCAACCCTGCTCAATGTACTGCTTAATGAAGAGAGAGCTATTGTGAGTGAAATTGCGGGTACTACCCGGGATACGGTCGAGGACCATATCAGCATAAAAGGTATCAATTTTAGGTTTATTGATACGGCTGGAATCCGCGAAACCGTGGATGTGGTGGAAAAAATAGGGATTGAACGAACCTTTGACAAAATTGAAAAGGCACGGCTCATTATTTACCTATTTGATGGTATGGATTTTGACAAGGCGGAATTGGAACAGATTCAAAAGCGCTACCCCAACAAACAGTTGTTACCCATCTGCAATAAAATGGATCTCTTAAACCAAGAGCAGAAAGAAAAGATAAAATCAGAAATTCCCAATGTACTTTTCCTTTCTGCTAAATTTAAGGAGGGTATTTCAGAACTCGAGAGTAAGCTTCTTTCTTTGGTAGACTCAGGGGTGTTGAGTGGCGATACCACCATAATTACCAACAGCAGGCACTACGATGCGTTGTTAAAAGCTCTGGAGGAAATCCAAAAAGTAAAAGAAGGGTTGGATATGGAGCTTTCAAGCGATTTGATGGCCATAGACATCAGACAAGCCCTTTATCACTTGGGAGAAATTACAGGTAGCGTTACCACAGATGATTTATTGGGCAATATTTTTTCTAACTTTTGTATCGGAAAATAA
- a CDS encoding DUF4870 domain-containing protein — MEVINQKAVRTDNTLLAVTHLTQLLSYVTGFGSLIIPLIIWLSSKDKVEGMNEHGKAIINFQISLILYIIISIPAILLLGLGILGLIGVGILGFILPIVNAVKASNGESPSYFMTIKFIS, encoded by the coding sequence ATGGAAGTTATCAATCAAAAAGCAGTTAGAACGGACAATACCTTGTTGGCCGTGACACATCTTACACAACTTTTATCGTATGTTACAGGATTTGGAAGCCTGATTATACCCTTGATTATCTGGTTGTCATCAAAAGATAAGGTCGAGGGAATGAACGAGCATGGAAAGGCCATTATCAATTTCCAGATCAGTTTGATACTTTACATTATCATTAGTATTCCTGCCATCCTTCTTTTGGGCTTGGGTATACTGGGCTTGATAGGAGTGGGAATCCTTGGGTTTATACTGCCTATTGTTAATGCAGTAAAAGCATCGAATGGGGAGTCACCGTCTTATTTTATGACGATTAAATTTATATCATAA
- the dnaN gene encoding DNA polymerase III subunit beta, producing MKFIVSSTYLLKQLQVLGGVINNSNTLPILDNFLFDLKESKLTVSASDLETTMSTVLEVDSDSEGTIAVPARLLLDTLKTFPEQPLTFVVEDNNTVEISSNHGKYALAYADGAEFPKAVEVSNPSSTTLLGDILATAINKTIFAAGNDDLRPVMSGVFFQFSPENLTFVATDAHKLVKYQRQDVTASEVAEFIMPKKPLTLLKGILAGSESEVTIEYNDSNAKFYFDNTELVCRLIDGKYPNYEAVIPKENPNKLTIARNQFQSSVRRVSIFSNKTTHQIRLKIAGAELNISAEDVDYSNKAEERLSCSYQGDDMQIGFNSRFLLEMLNNLSSDEVSLEMSLPNRAGILTPIDGLDEGEHVTMLVMPVMLNS from the coding sequence ATGAAGTTTATCGTATCCAGTACATATTTATTGAAACAACTGCAGGTTTTGGGAGGAGTTATCAACAATAGCAACACCTTGCCCATCCTGGACAATTTTTTATTTGATCTAAAAGAAAGTAAGCTAACCGTTTCCGCATCGGACTTGGAAACTACCATGAGTACCGTTTTGGAAGTAGATTCCGATTCGGAAGGTACCATCGCCGTGCCAGCACGTTTGTTGTTGGACACCTTAAAAACTTTTCCTGAACAACCATTGACTTTTGTGGTTGAGGACAACAATACGGTAGAGATCAGTTCCAACCACGGTAAATATGCTTTGGCGTATGCCGATGGAGCGGAATTCCCTAAAGCGGTGGAAGTCTCCAATCCGAGCTCCACTACCCTATTGGGCGATATTTTGGCAACAGCAATCAACAAAACGATTTTTGCCGCAGGAAACGATGATCTTCGCCCAGTGATGAGCGGGGTGTTTTTCCAGTTTTCTCCAGAGAATCTGACCTTTGTGGCCACGGATGCCCATAAATTGGTGAAATATCAGCGACAGGATGTAACTGCTTCCGAAGTAGCGGAATTCATTATGCCCAAAAAACCATTGACATTGTTAAAGGGTATTTTGGCAGGTTCCGAATCCGAAGTAACCATCGAATACAATGACAGCAATGCCAAATTCTATTTTGACAATACTGAATTGGTTTGTCGATTGATTGACGGTAAATACCCGAACTACGAAGCGGTGATTCCAAAAGAAAACCCGAACAAGTTAACGATCGCTAGAAACCAGTTCCAGAGTTCTGTGCGCAGGGTTTCTATTTTCTCCAATAAGACCACGCACCAAATACGCTTGAAGATTGCAGGAGCTGAACTTAATATTTCTGCTGAGGATGTTGATTACAGCAACAAGGCAGAAGAAAGGCTATCATGTTCTTACCAAGGTGACGATATGCAAATTGGTTTCAACTCAAGATTTTTATTGGAAATGTTGAACAATTTGTCGTCTGACGAAGTTTCTTTGGAAATGAGCCTTCCAAACAGAGCAGGTATCCTTACCCCTATCGACGGTTTGGACGAAGGCGAACATGTGACCATGTTGGTGATGCCCGTGATGCTGAATAGTTAA
- the gldG gene encoding gliding motility-associated ABC transporter substrate-binding protein GldG, with product MGKFFVSILKVIVAVVVINLLASFVYTRFDLTEDKRYTLSEPAVQVAQKFESPVIVDVLLDGNIPAEFSKLKAETIQLLESFGSKNSNIKYNLVDPLANEEQAQQTVAELQSLGLQPANVTVEENGKVSNELVFPWAMVNYKDQTVKVPLLKNKLGSTAEERINNSVQQLEYAFADAFTKLSIEEKKSIAVIKGNGELDDIFIADYLTTIRDYYNIGAITLDSVATNPQKVLDQLKGFDLAIIAKPTEAFTDQEKYVMDQYMVQGGKSIWMMDQVNMEMDSIYAGGGEAIAVPRDLNLKDMFFKYGVRITPVLVNDLYFTQIVLATGEGNDSQYNPLPWFYYPMVFSQNNHPINTNIEAVRFQFTSPIDVLENDYKKTILLQSSPLSKTDGIPRVVSLDMINQQPDRELYNNGNLPLAVLIEGNFTSMYKNRVKPLRLQNTMEEGPENKMIVISDGDVIKNQLRNGRPLELGYDKWTSSFYGNKEFLVNSTNYLLDHTGLINIRNKKVSIPLLDVKKIAEQKTKWQLINIGLPVVLTLLFGLFFGYYRKRTFTA from the coding sequence ATGGGAAAGTTTTTTGTATCAATACTAAAAGTGATTGTAGCGGTCGTGGTCATCAACCTCTTGGCCAGTTTTGTCTATACCCGTTTTGACCTTACCGAAGATAAAAGGTACACCTTATCGGAACCTGCCGTACAGGTAGCTCAAAAATTTGAATCACCCGTTATTGTGGATGTTTTATTGGATGGAAACATTCCCGCAGAGTTTTCCAAACTAAAAGCGGAAACCATTCAGTTGTTGGAATCCTTCGGGTCAAAAAACAGTAACATCAAATACAATTTGGTGGACCCATTGGCAAACGAAGAACAGGCTCAACAGACTGTTGCTGAACTTCAGAGCCTGGGATTGCAACCAGCAAATGTAACTGTTGAGGAAAACGGTAAGGTTTCCAACGAATTGGTATTTCCATGGGCCATGGTCAACTACAAGGACCAAACGGTAAAAGTGCCATTACTAAAAAATAAATTGGGTTCCACAGCGGAGGAACGCATCAACAATTCGGTACAGCAATTGGAATATGCCTTTGCCGATGCTTTTACCAAACTGAGCATTGAAGAAAAAAAGAGCATAGCCGTCATTAAAGGAAATGGCGAACTGGATGATATTTTTATTGCCGATTACCTCACTACGATTCGGGATTATTACAACATTGGAGCCATTACTTTGGATTCCGTAGCTACCAATCCACAAAAGGTATTGGACCAATTAAAAGGTTTTGACCTTGCCATCATTGCAAAGCCAACAGAGGCATTTACCGACCAAGAAAAATATGTGATGGACCAATATATGGTTCAAGGAGGTAAATCCATTTGGATGATGGACCAAGTGAATATGGAAATGGACAGCATTTATGCTGGTGGCGGAGAGGCCATTGCTGTTCCCAGAGATTTGAATTTAAAGGATATGTTCTTTAAATATGGGGTTAGAATCACTCCTGTTTTGGTGAACGATCTTTATTTCACCCAAATAGTTTTGGCTACGGGCGAAGGAAACGATTCGCAGTACAATCCCTTGCCTTGGTTTTACTACCCAATGGTTTTTTCACAGAACAACCATCCTATCAACACCAATATTGAGGCGGTGCGTTTTCAGTTTACTAGCCCAATAGATGTTTTGGAAAACGATTACAAAAAAACAATTCTGTTGCAGAGTTCACCATTGTCCAAAACCGATGGAATTCCACGAGTAGTGAGTTTGGATATGATCAATCAACAACCTGATCGAGAATTATACAACAACGGAAATCTACCGTTGGCCGTTTTGATCGAGGGTAATTTCACATCCATGTACAAGAACAGGGTAAAGCCTTTAAGGCTGCAAAACACCATGGAAGAAGGTCCCGAAAATAAAATGATCGTAATCTCTGATGGAGATGTAATCAAAAACCAGTTGCGAAACGGCAGACCTTTGGAATTGGGCTACGATAAATGGACCAGCAGCTTCTATGGCAACAAGGAATTCTTGGTAAACAGCACAAATTACCTCTTGGACCATACTGGGCTTATTAACATTCGGAACAAGAAAGTGTCCATCCCACTGTTGGATGTTAAAAAAATAGCAGAGCAAAAAACCAAGTGGCAGCTCATAAACATTGGATTGCCAGTAGTTTTAACATTGTTGTTCGGTCTTTTCTTTGGCTATTACAGAAAGCGCACGTTTACGGCTTAG
- the gldF gene encoding gliding motility-associated ABC transporter permease subunit GldF produces MFAIFKREVRSFFTSPIGYLIVGSFLLLNGLFLWVFKGEYNIFDYGFADLSNFFLLAPWVFIFLVPAITMKSFSEERKMGTLELLLIKPISVWKLVLGKFWGAFLLCVIAVIPTIVYVFSISGLGMVEGNYDLGVVLGSYFGLLFLMACYTSIGIFASTLSDNQIIAFLVGILVCFLIFNGFDAISSLFSNGETQQTIQELGAKSHFDSIARGVIDTRDLVYFISLTLLFLYLTFQRLKQLPR; encoded by the coding sequence ATGTTCGCAATTTTTAAGAGAGAGGTACGGTCCTTTTTTACATCGCCCATCGGTTATTTGATCGTGGGTTCTTTTTTACTGCTCAACGGACTTTTTTTGTGGGTGTTCAAGGGCGAATACAACATTTTTGATTACGGATTTGCCGATTTGAGCAACTTTTTTTTGTTGGCCCCTTGGGTTTTTATCTTTTTGGTGCCCGCCATCACCATGAAGAGTTTTTCCGAAGAGCGTAAAATGGGAACACTCGAATTGTTATTGATCAAACCCATCTCTGTTTGGAAATTGGTGCTCGGTAAATTCTGGGGAGCATTCCTGTTGTGCGTTATCGCAGTAATACCGACCATAGTATATGTTTTTTCCATCTCAGGATTGGGAATGGTAGAAGGTAATTACGACCTCGGAGTAGTGCTGGGCTCTTACTTTGGATTGCTTTTTTTGATGGCTTGCTATACTTCCATCGGAATATTTGCCTCTACGCTGTCGGATAATCAAATTATCGCCTTTTTAGTTGGCATATTGGTCTGTTTTCTAATTTTTAATGGGTTTGATGCTATTTCATCTTTGTTTTCGAATGGAGAAACCCAACAAACCATTCAAGAATTAGGGGCAAAATCGCATTTTGATAGCATTGCAAGAGGCGTGATAGATACGCGGGATTTGGTTTATTTTATTTCATTGACCCTATTGTTTTTGTATCTCACCTTTCAACGTTTAAAACAATTGCCAAGGTAA
- a CDS encoding putative quinol monooxygenase produces MLIRIVKLTFKPENIASFERIFEESKNDILAFEGCNMVELYQDINNSNIFFTYSFWDTESHLENYRNSDFFKRVWGNTKKLFSEKPEAWSVKKVMS; encoded by the coding sequence ATGTTGATACGCATCGTAAAACTGACTTTTAAACCCGAAAATATTGCTAGTTTTGAGCGAATCTTTGAAGAATCAAAAAATGACATCTTGGCTTTTGAAGGATGTAATATGGTAGAGTTGTATCAAGACATCAATAATTCCAACATATTTTTCACCTATAGTTTTTGGGATACGGAATCGCATCTGGAAAATTATAGAAACTCGGATTTCTTCAAAAGGGTTTGGGGCAATACCAAAAAATTGTTCTCCGAAAAACCTGAAGCTTGGAGCGTTAAAAAAGTTATGAGTTAG
- a CDS encoding SAM hydrolase/SAM-dependent halogenase family protein, which produces MAIVTLTTDFGYKDHFVGAVKGAILSNLPDISVVDISHAISPFNIQECAYILRNAYHSFPKGTVHIVGVDSEISPENEHIVVQVDGHYFVSANSGVISLITSEVQPEKVVEINLPNAESGAFPVLNIFVQVACHIARGGKLEVIGKPLERLKELRDFEPRITNEGKTITGNVIYIDNYGNVVTNIQKNLFEAYRSGRDFEIIARTTKIKQVHQSYNGIINYDLERNQRKGPGDALALFNSAGYIELAIYKSDLNSVGGASSLLGLNYRDTVTINFL; this is translated from the coding sequence ATGGCCATTGTAACCTTAACTACAGATTTTGGATATAAGGACCACTTTGTTGGGGCTGTGAAAGGGGCAATACTGAGCAATCTCCCCGATATTTCCGTTGTTGATATTTCGCACGCCATAAGCCCTTTCAATATTCAAGAATGCGCTTATATCCTAAGGAATGCCTACCACTCGTTCCCGAAGGGAACGGTCCATATAGTTGGTGTGGATTCGGAGATTTCGCCAGAAAACGAGCATATCGTAGTGCAGGTGGATGGGCACTATTTTGTGAGTGCCAACAGTGGCGTTATTTCCTTGATAACTTCCGAGGTGCAACCCGAAAAAGTTGTGGAAATCAATCTGCCCAATGCAGAATCTGGCGCTTTTCCTGTGCTGAACATATTTGTTCAAGTGGCCTGCCATATTGCACGTGGTGGTAAGTTGGAGGTGATTGGCAAACCTTTGGAGCGTTTGAAGGAATTACGCGATTTTGAACCACGAATCACCAACGAAGGCAAAACCATTACAGGTAACGTTATATATATTGATAACTACGGCAACGTGGTCACCAACATTCAGAAAAACCTATTTGAAGCCTACCGAAGCGGACGTGATTTTGAAATTATTGCGAGAACCACCAAAATAAAACAAGTACACCAAAGCTACAACGGCATCATCAATTATGATTTGGAGCGAAACCAGCGCAAAGGTCCAGGGGATGCCTTGGCCCTGTTCAACTCTGCGGGTTATATTGAGCTTGCTATTTATAAAAGTGACTTAAATTCCGTTGGAGGCGCTTCCTCGCTATTGGGCTTGAATTATAGGGACACCGTAACCATAAATTTCCTGTAA
- a CDS encoding PhoH family protein: MNELVIELTEISPQEFFGQQNANIELLKKYFPKLKIVARGNKIKVFGDEELLEEFDKRFDELTNQFAKYNKLDENMIERILTSTSKADYISSSSSGDVLVHGVSGRLIKAQTANQRRMVDATKVDDMVFAIGPAGTGKTYTGVALAVKALKEKQVRRIILTRPAVEAGENLGFLPGDLKEKLDPYMQPLYDALRDMIPSEKLEKYIEDGTIQIAPMAFMRGRTLDNAFVILDEAQNTTHAQMKMFLTRMGKNAKFLLTGDPGQIDLPRRVISGLKEALLILKNVEGISIIYLDDKDVIRHKLVKKVIDAYQNIEHQNQF, from the coding sequence TTGAACGAACTTGTAATAGAACTTACGGAAATCAGCCCCCAAGAATTTTTTGGGCAACAAAACGCCAACATTGAGCTACTGAAAAAATACTTTCCAAAGCTTAAGATTGTAGCACGGGGGAACAAGATAAAGGTATTCGGCGATGAAGAACTTTTGGAAGAGTTTGATAAACGCTTCGATGAGCTGACCAATCAGTTTGCCAAATATAACAAGCTTGATGAGAACATGATCGAACGGATACTCACCAGTACCAGCAAAGCCGATTATATTTCATCTTCAAGCAGTGGAGATGTTTTGGTGCACGGGGTAAGCGGAAGGTTGATAAAAGCCCAAACAGCCAACCAAAGACGTATGGTAGATGCCACCAAAGTGGATGATATGGTCTTTGCCATTGGCCCTGCGGGAACGGGAAAAACCTATACCGGAGTTGCTTTGGCCGTAAAAGCTCTAAAGGAAAAGCAGGTAAGGCGTATTATTTTGACGCGTCCTGCGGTGGAGGCAGGGGAGAACCTTGGTTTTCTTCCGGGTGATCTTAAGGAAAAGTTGGATCCGTACATGCAACCTTTGTACGATGCCCTTAGGGATATGATTCCTTCGGAAAAGTTGGAAAAATATATTGAGGATGGCACCATACAAATAGCACCAATGGCCTTTATGCGTGGCCGTACTTTGGACAATGCCTTTGTGATTTTGGACGAGGCCCAGAACACTACCCACGCCCAAATGAAAATGTTCCTGACCCGTATGGGCAAGAACGCCAAGTTTTTGTTAACAGGTGACCCAGGGCAGATTGATTTGCCAAGAAGGGTTATATCAGGATTAAAGGAAGCGTTGCTTATTTTGAAGAATGTGGAGGGTATCAGTATCATTTATTTGGATGATAAAGATGTAATCCGACACAAATTGGTGAAAAAGGTGATTGATGCCTATCAAAATATAGAGCACCAGAATCAATTCTAA
- a CDS encoding phosphoribosylaminoimidazolesuccinocarboxamide synthase, whose translation MNTLMTTDFNFPGQKSVYKGKVREVYTLEDDILVMVATDRLSAFDVVMPKGIPYKGQILNQIATKMMEDTQDIVPNWLMATPDPNVAVGKACEPFKVEMVIRGYMSGHAAREYKAGKRMLCGVPMPEGMKENDKFPQPIITPATKAEKGDHDEDISKEDILKRGIVSKENYEVLEKYTRALFQRGTEIAAERGLILVDTKYEFGKTKNGEIVLIDEIHTPDSSRYFYADGYKERQAKGEPQKQLSKEFVRQWLISNGFQGLEGQSVPEMSDEYIESVSNRYIELFENITGDTFVKADVSNLQERILKNVKAYLEK comes from the coding sequence ATGAATACGCTGATGACCACGGATTTTAACTTTCCTGGGCAAAAATCTGTTTATAAAGGAAAAGTAAGAGAGGTTTATACCTTGGAAGATGATATTTTGGTGATGGTAGCCACGGACCGATTGTCCGCGTTTGATGTGGTGATGCCAAAGGGAATTCCTTATAAAGGCCAAATTTTGAACCAAATTGCCACCAAAATGATGGAGGACACTCAAGACATAGTTCCCAATTGGTTGATGGCCACACCAGACCCCAATGTGGCGGTCGGCAAAGCCTGCGAGCCCTTTAAAGTGGAAATGGTGATCCGAGGGTATATGTCTGGTCATGCTGCCCGTGAATACAAGGCTGGCAAAAGAATGCTTTGTGGCGTTCCCATGCCCGAAGGAATGAAGGAGAACGACAAGTTTCCGCAACCCATCATCACGCCAGCGACCAAGGCCGAAAAGGGAGACCACGACGAGGATATTTCCAAAGAAGATATTTTAAAACGTGGTATTGTATCCAAAGAGAATTATGAAGTGTTGGAAAAATATACCCGAGCCTTGTTTCAAAGAGGAACAGAAATAGCTGCTGAGCGGGGACTCATTTTAGTGGATACCAAATATGAATTCGGTAAGACCAAAAACGGAGAAATCGTATTGATAGATGAAATCCATACCCCCGATTCATCACGTTATTTTTATGCTGATGGATACAAGGAGCGCCAAGCTAAAGGCGAACCCCAAAAACAACTTTCTAAAGAATTTGTAAGGCAATGGCTTATTTCCAATGGATTTCAAGGCTTGGAGGGGCAGTCGGTTCCTGAAATGTCGGATGAATACATCGAATCGGTTTCTAACCGGTACATTGAGCTTTTTGAGAATATTACAGGAGATACTTTTGTGAAAGCAGATGTTTCCAATCTACAAGAACGTATCTTAAAAAATGTAAAGGCATATTTGGAAAAATAA
- a CDS encoding DUF4212 domain-containing protein encodes MSEKQKKATAYWRENLKYLVILLTIWFLVSYGAGILFKDALNNIKIGGFKLGFWFAQQGAIYVFVILIFVYVRLMNKLDKKYGYNEE; translated from the coding sequence ATGTCCGAAAAACAAAAGAAGGCCACCGCCTATTGGAGAGAAAACCTAAAGTATTTGGTTATTCTCTTGACCATCTGGTTCCTGGTCTCCTATGGAGCAGGTATCCTCTTCAAAGATGCATTGAACAACATTAAAATAGGCGGGTTCAAACTTGGGTTTTGGTTCGCACAACAAGGGGCCATCTATGTATTTGTTATCCTCATTTTCGTCTATGTTCGTCTTATGAATAAATTGGACAAGAAATACGGCTACAACGAGGAATAA